A segment of the Bacillus licheniformis DSM 13 = ATCC 14580 genome:
GAATCTTTTAATCCGAGCGGAAGCGTAAAAGACCGCGCGGCCTACCAAATGATCCTGGATGCCGAAGAAAAAGGCCTGCTGAAACCGGGTTCAACCATCATTGAACCGACGAGCGGGAACACCGGCATCGGCCTTGCGATGAACGCGGCGGCAAGAGGCTACAAAGCCATTCTTGTCATGCCTGATACGATGACGAAGGAGCGGATCAATCTTCTGAAAGCGTACGGAGCCGAAGTCGTCCTGACGCCGGGGGATGAAAGAATGCCGGGCAGCATCAAAAAAGCGCAGGAGCTCGCTCGGCAAATCCCAGGCAGCTTTATTCCGATGCAGTTTGATAATGAAGCCAATCCGGAGGCTCACCGGAGATCAACCGCTCTGGAAATTGCCCGGGCAATAGAAGAAATCGGCAAACCTCTCGCTGCATTTGTTGCAACAGCAGGGACAGGGGGAACGATTACCGGAACAGGCGAAAAGCTGAAAGCTTTATTTCCGGGAATAACCGTTCACGTGGCAGAACCTGCAGGGTCGCCTGTTTTATCCGGCGGCAAACCCGGAAAACACAAGCTTGTCGGGACAAGCCCGGGATTTATCCCAAACATTTTAAACGAAAACGTCTATGACGAAATCTTAAAGATCAAGGATGAAGAAGCCTATGAGATGACGCGCAGATTGGCGCGGGAAGAAGGAATCCTTGTCGGCCCTTCTTCAGGAGCCGCTTGCTTCGCTGCTGTTGAAACGGCCAAGAAGCTCCCTCCCGACAAAGTGGTCGTCTGCATGACGGCCGATACAGGGGAACGCTATTTATCAAGCGATTTATTTCAATTTGATTAAGAGAGAAAAGCCTGGATTTCTGTTTTGAAATCAGGCTCAGATTGTTGAAAAAATCCCAAAGCTAAGAGACGTTTTGGGATTTTTTCATCCTTTCAGCGTGAACGCAACCCTTGCAGTCTAGGAAGGCCGAGCATTGGAGCTGGTTTTCACAGGATGTGATGACGGCAGTGTTCAGGCAGGACGACGCCCGCTCCGTTAGCCGCCGTTTCTCTTTTGTTCGTGAGCATCGACTTAGCAGGCCTGGCAACGAATGCGATGGTTTGCCGACACGGAAAGAAGCGGATAAAACGCCCCGTAACCGAAAAAGAACAAAAATAAAATGAATAAAACCGTTTCAATTCCTTTTCCTGCTTCAAAAAGCCGCTCTCCTCCCGGACGCCTGTACGCACCTTCACTATATTCGTTATCCCTGAAAACAGCAATGTTTAACAGCAAAAAAGCCGCTCTCTAGAGCGGCCGTCTATGTTGTGCTACACATGCATTCCTGTTCTGGCATCGTTGTGATCCGTTATATATTCAATCCGCTTGAAACCGCAGTCCTTTGCATTTTGATATAGAAGCTCCAGGTTTTTTTGATCTTTGCAGTATATCGTGACAAAACTCGAATCGGCTGTAAGCACAATCAGCTCGCAGCTGCTTTTCATATATGATTCATATGTGCTGACATCTTCGGGATGGCCATCCTTCGGAAAAGCCTTCAGATCGGCGAAGATGAGATAGTACCTTGCGTCTTCCAGCCTTTTTTTAAATGCTTCTCCTGTCATCACCTGCGGATCTTGAGGAAAAAGATTTTCATCTGACAATTCACCGTTTTCCACGAGATAGCATTCGCCATCGGCAAGCAGCCAATTGAAATCGGCCGGTTCAACCGGCTTCAGTATATCGAGAAGAAAGCGCCCGTACCCGTTCGGGATTTCAAATAAAACGCCTCGCTTATGACTCATGCCATCACTCTCTTTGCTACTTCGCCAATTCATAAATGGCCTGTGCATAAATCGATACAGCCTTCAGCAAATCGTCGATTTCCATATACTCGTCTTTCTGATGGGCAACGTCAGGACGGCCTGGAAACAGCGGGCCGAATGCCACGCCGGCTTTCAGTGATCGTGCATATGTCGCCCCGCCGATGGAAATTAATTGTGCCGTTTCCCCTGTCTGCTCTTCATAGACCCGCTGCAGCGTTTTGATCAGTTCATGGTCTTTTGCTACATGATGTGGCTTGCTGTCTTTAAAGCTGATGAGCCGGGCGCCTTTTATTTGTGAAAGCCCGGATTTCACCCGGCCGCTCTCTTCAGTAACAGGATAGCGGATGTTAATATGGGCCTCCCCGCCTTTTCCTTGTTCATACTGCAGCCGGCCGACATTCAGCGTCAGCTCTCCGCTGATGTCATCGCGGCAGCCGATGCCGATCTTTTTCCCTCTCGTATCTCCGGCAAAAGCCCCGCTAACCGTTTGAACAAAATGGAGCCCGGCTCTGTCAAGGGATTGTGTATGTAAAAACTCGGCCAAAATGAGACCGGCATTGACTCCGTTATTAGGTTCCATGGCATGAGCCGATTTGCCGTGCACGGTTAATGTCAGTCTGCCGCCTTCTTGAAGAATACGCCCTTCTGCGCGTTTTTCTTTTACAAACCGGGCAAATGACTCTTCAAATTCTGACGGGACGGCCCCTGCCAGGACGGCTTCCGCATCATCAGGCACCATGTTCAGGCGCCGGCCGG
Coding sequences within it:
- the pepV gene encoding dipeptidase PepV, encoding MNWEQEVLKRRNEIVEDIQGFLKINSVLDEETAGPGRPFGKGIQECLTALLNKGEESGFTVKNLDGYAGHIEWGKGEEIIGVLCHIDVVPPGDGWTSDPFAAEIRGGRIYARGALDDKGPTMAAFHALKIVKDSGLPLSKRIRMIIGTDEESDWRCVEHYFKHEEMPSAGFAPDADFPIIYAEKGLIDAALKIETDQAETGADLVLEAFRSGRRLNMVPDDAEAVLAGAVPSEFEESFARFVKEKRAEGRILQEGGRLTLTVHGKSAHAMEPNNGVNAGLILAEFLHTQSLDRAGLHFVQTVSGAFAGDTRGKKIGIGCRDDISGELTLNVGRLQYEQGKGGEAHINIRYPVTEESGRVKSGLSQIKGARLISFKDSKPHHVAKDHELIKTLQRVYEEQTGETAQLISIGGATYARSLKAGVAFGPLFPGRPDVAHQKDEYMEIDDLLKAVSIYAQAIYELAK
- the cysK gene encoding cysteine synthase A, translated to MRAVQNIAELIGETPLVKLNRVQPENAAQVYIKLESFNPSGSVKDRAAYQMILDAEEKGLLKPGSTIIEPTSGNTGIGLAMNAAARGYKAILVMPDTMTKERINLLKAYGAEVVLTPGDERMPGSIKKAQELARQIPGSFIPMQFDNEANPEAHRRSTALEIARAIEEIGKPLAAFVATAGTGGTITGTGEKLKALFPGITVHVAEPAGSPVLSGGKPGKHKLVGTSPGFIPNILNENVYDEILKIKDEEAYEMTRRLAREEGILVGPSSGAACFAAVETAKKLPPDKVVVCMTADTGERYLSSDLFQFD
- a CDS encoding DUF2691 family protein, whose protein sequence is MSHKRGVLFEIPNGYGRFLLDILKPVEPADFNWLLADGECYLVENGELSDENLFPQDPQVMTGEAFKKRLEDARYYLIFADLKAFPKDGHPEDVSTYESYMKSSCELIVLTADSSFVTIYCKDQKNLELLYQNAKDCGFKRIEYITDHNDARTGMHV